The DNA window GAGCAATAATTCCAGCTGATATTCAAAAAGCGAGGGAGATTTCTGTACAATTTCCAAAAATTTTTCTTTCCCCTCTTTCCGCAAAAAAGAATCAGGGTCGTGGGGTGAAGGTAAAGCCACAATGCGCACCGCTAAACCCTTTTCCTGCAGCACGGCCATTCCCCGTAATGTAGCCATCTGCCCCGGCTGGTCCGCATCGTAGGCAATAAACACCTCGTCCACATAGCGCTTTAAAAGGCCAGCCTGGTCTTTGGTGAGTGAAGTTCCCATCGAAGCCACGCAATTTCTGATTCCGTATTCAAAGAGCGTTAGAAAATCCATATATCCCTCGACCAGGATAGCCGTATGGGTTTTTTGCAAGGAATCCCGAGTGGCAAAAAGACCGTAAAGATATTGCCCTTTTGAAAAAATAGGTGTATCGGAAATATTCAAGTACTTGGGTTCACCTTTTTCAAGAATTCTTCCTGCAAAACCAACGACTCTTCCCTGTAAATCGTGAAACGCAAAAGTGATTCTACCGCGGAATCGGTCTAAAAGTTCCCCACTCCTGGTAACCACTCCCACACCTGCCCTAATAATCTCCTGACCAGAAAAGCCTTCTTTAAGAAGGAAAGCGATCGAGTCCCTCCCAGAAAAGGAAGAAAAACCAATCCCGAAAAGCTCCCAGGTGGTAGGCCGAATACCTCTTTTCACCAAAAGGTATGTTCGGGCGTTTTCCTCTTCACTCTTTCCACCGTTGAGACAACGCATATAATAGTGATTCAAAATCTCATTGAGACGATATAACCGTTCTCTCTCCTCCAGAGAGCGCGTTGCTCCTCTTCCAATCTGAACGGGACGAATCTCCACCCCACACTTGTCCGCCAGAAAAAGGACCGCTTCCGGAAACGTCAAGTTTTCCATCCGCATCACGAAATGAAAAAGATTTCCTCCCACCCCACATCCAAAACAGTGAAAAATCCCTTTTTCCCTCGAAACCATAAAAGAAGGTGTTTTCTCTTCGTGAAAAGGACAGAGACCTCTAAAGTTCCGGCCAGCAGGTTTCAAGTCCACATACTGGGAGATAAACTCCACCAGGTCTATTCGGCTCTTGATTTCCTCAAGATACTGTTCATCAATAAACAAGGAAAAACACCTGTGACGAAAAAATAAACCCGGGAGCCGACAACCACCCTCCCGGGTTTTTCTCGAACAACAAGTACCTACCGCATAAAAAGAGGTGCGAAAACCAGCGCCACAATCGACATTAACTTAATTAAAATGTTCAAAGACGGACCAGAGGTGTCTTTGAACGGATCACCGACGGTATCACCAACCACAGCAGCCGCATGGGTGGGTGTTCCCTTGCCACCCATTTTCCCACTTTCAATGTACTTTTTGGCATTATCCCATGCCCCTCCGGCATTGGCCATCATAATAGCAAGAAGCAATCCAGACACAATGGCCCCAGCCAGAAGTCCTCCCAAAGATTCAGGACCAAGAATGACACCGACAAGAATCGGAACAGCCACCGCCAGAAGTCCGGGGAAAATCATCTGAGTGATGGCACCTTTGGTGCTAATGTCCACACAGCGGGCATAATCAGGCCGAGCTTTGCCTTCCATCAATCCCTTAATCTCCCGGAACTGCCGACGGACCTCTTCCACCATGCGGAATGCCGCTCGACCAACTGCCTTCATGGTAATGGAACAGAAGAGGAATGGCATCATCCCCCCAATGAAAAGTCCTACCACAGCATAGGGATGGAGAAGATCGATTACCTTAATCTGCACTGTCTGAGAGTAAGCTACAAAAAGAGCCATAGCAGTCAGGGCCGCTGAGGCAATGGCAAAACCCTTTCCAATGGCTGCAGTAGTATTCCCCAACGCATCCAGTGAATCGGTGATTTTGCGAACTTTAGGGTCAAGGCCAGCCATTTCAGCGATTCCGCCAGCATTATCCGCCACCGGCCCATAGGCATCGATGGCTACGGTAATCCCGGTGATGGAGAGCATCCCGATTCCAGCAATGGCAATGCCATACATCCCTGCTGCCCAGTAGGCCACCAGAATCGCCGCACAAACCAAAAGCAAAGGTATTACAGTACTTTCCATTCCCAGCGCCAGTCCATTGATGATGACCGTAGCAGGACCGGTTTGAGCAGTTTCAGCCAGGTTCTGCACCGGCTTGAAATGACTGTCGGTGTAATACTCAGAAGCCAGACCAATAGCAATACCGGCAATCAAGCCAGCTACTGTGGCCACGAAGGGTCCTATAGCCTTCAAGATGAGGAGCGAAGCCACCAGACTAAAAATAATCACAAAAAGAGTGCTCATATACGTCCCCCGGTTTAGGGCTGCAGTTAAACCTTTTTCATCTTTAGCCTGAACAAAGAAAGTCCCGAGGATTGACGCGATAACGCCAGTTCCTGCCAAAATCAATGGATAAAGGGCCCCACTGATTCCAAACGCACTCACCCCCAAAATCATGGCTGCTACAATCGAACCGACATACGATTCAAAGAGGTCAGCACCCATGCCGGCAACATCACCCACGTTGTCACCCACATTGTCGGCAATCACGGCCGGGTTACGGGGATCATCTTCAGGAATACCAGCTTCCACTTTTCCAACCAGATCTGCCCCTACGTCGGCCGCCTTGGTATAAATTCCACCACCAACACGGGCAAATAGAGCGATAGAACTTGCTCCCAGAGCAAAACCATTGACTACATTGGGGTCCTTAATAATCAAGTAGAGAATACCAAGACCCAGAAGCCCGAATCCGACCACACACATTCCCATAACCGTTCCTGCTGAAAAGGCAACCCGCAGAGCAGGATTCAAGCCTTCAGTGGCAGCCTGAGTAGTACGGGCGTTGCTCCGAGTGGCCACCCGCATCCCCACAAACCCTGCCATGACCGAACAGAAGGCACCGATAACAAAGCAAATTGCCTCTACCGGCCCTCGAGCAAAGATTAAAACCACAAACATACCAATCACAAAGAAAACCAAGAAGGTGTACTCTCTTTTGAGAAAAGCCATCGCACCTTCCTGAACCGCCTGGGAAATTTCCTGCATCTTTTCGTTACCTGGACTGAAGCGGTTAATCTTTTGGATCAGAGACCAAGCAAATAATACAGCAATAAGTCCAGCAATAGGGGTAAAGATTGCTAAGCTCATGATTCCTGAATCCTCCTTTCTGTAGTTTCTATTTTTTCCCCTCTTCCTTTCTGAGGCCAGGGAGAAGGAACAAAATACTTCTGAAACATGAAGAGCGCATACCGGTCCGTCATGCCGGATATGAAATCACATACTATTTTACCCAAATCCTCTCCTCTTTCCCACCATCCCGTACAGTATTCCTGCCGGAGAACAGTCGGATTTTCCATGAAGAAAGAAAAGAGCGATTTCACGAGGAGTTTTGCTTTTTCACGTTCTCTTCCTTGCTCTGAACCGAAATAAACTCGCTGGAAAAGAAATTCCCGCAAGGTTTCCGTTGCCCGACGTACCCGGTCACTCATCCGAACGAAGGGGTGACCAAAACTCTCTTGAATCATATCCTGCACCATGCAGTTAATCCGTTCCCGATGGGTTTCCCCCAGAACAGCTATGGCTTCTTCGGGAAGCTCTTCCTCTTTCAGGATACCGCTCCGCAGGGCATCGTCCACATCGTGGTTGACATAGGCAATAATGTCTGCCAGCCGAACCACCTGACCTTCTAGAGTCGATGGGAGTTCTGGCGGGGTTCCTTCCAGGTTCATGGAATGAGTTTTGGAATGTTTTAGAATTCCGTCTCGCACTTCCCAGGTTAAATTGAGCCCTTTCCCCTCCCCTTCCAGCACTTCCACCACTCGCAGGCTTTGCTCGTTGTGCTTAAACCCTCCCTCGTAGACCTCATCAAGTGCTTCCTCCCCAGCATGACCGAAAGGGGTGTGTCCCAGATCGTGACCTAGACTGATTGCTTCAACCAGGTCTTCATTGAGACGCAGAGCGCGGGCAATGGTCCGAGCAATCTGTGAAACCTCCAGGGCATGGGTAAGGCGCGTCCGGTAGTGATCACCTTCAGGGCTTAAAAAAACCTGGCTTTTGTGCTTCAAACGACGGAAAGCCTTGCAGTGAATAATACGGTCCCG is part of the Atribacterota bacterium genome and encodes:
- the dnaG gene encoding DNA primase → MFIDEQYLEEIKSRIDLVEFISQYVDLKPAGRNFRGLCPFHEEKTPSFMVSREKGIFHCFGCGVGGNLFHFVMRMENLTFPEAVLFLADKCGVEIRPVQIGRGATRSLEERERLYRLNEILNHYYMRCLNGGKSEEENARTYLLVKRGIRPTTWELFGIGFSSFSGRDSIAFLLKEGFSGQEIIRAGVGVVTRSGELLDRFRGRITFAFHDLQGRVVGFAGRILEKGEPKYLNISDTPIFSKGQYLYGLFATRDSLQKTHTAILVEGYMDFLTLFEYGIRNCVASMGTSLTKDQAGLLKRYVDEVFIAYDADQPGQMATLRGMAVLQEKGLAVRIVALPSPHDPDSFLRKEGKEKFLEIVQKSPSLFEYQLELLLRNFGCNSLESKAKIIRGMFPFLISIKDPIERKLKVTALAQRIHVDESFVQHLLNEEEITTQRETLPVRETKEHGILKAEKMILRVMMENERWRHKIGESLEREYFSGPEHQRIFQALLGLSGEGGFLVSKLVDVFPQEEVLHSLVTEIAAREDLQEICQDDGAVESLVRRVKLAALERRILSLRRELSRMEDPAKLGELNKLYREREQLRRIG
- a CDS encoding sodium-translocating pyrophosphatase, with protein sequence MSLAIFTPIAGLIAVLFAWSLIQKINRFSPGNEKMQEISQAVQEGAMAFLKREYTFLVFFVIGMFVVLIFARGPVEAICFVIGAFCSVMAGFVGMRVATRSNARTTQAATEGLNPALRVAFSAGTVMGMCVVGFGLLGLGILYLIIKDPNVVNGFALGASSIALFARVGGGIYTKAADVGADLVGKVEAGIPEDDPRNPAVIADNVGDNVGDVAGMGADLFESYVGSIVAAMILGVSAFGISGALYPLILAGTGVIASILGTFFVQAKDEKGLTAALNRGTYMSTLFVIIFSLVASLLILKAIGPFVATVAGLIAGIAIGLASEYYTDSHFKPVQNLAETAQTGPATVIINGLALGMESTVIPLLLVCAAILVAYWAAGMYGIAIAGIGMLSITGITVAIDAYGPVADNAGGIAEMAGLDPKVRKITDSLDALGNTTAAIGKGFAIASAALTAMALFVAYSQTVQIKVIDLLHPYAVVGLFIGGMMPFLFCSITMKAVGRAAFRMVEEVRRQFREIKGLMEGKARPDYARCVDISTKGAITQMIFPGLLAVAVPILVGVILGPESLGGLLAGAIVSGLLLAIMMANAGGAWDNAKKYIESGKMGGKGTPTHAAAVVGDTVGDPFKDTSGPSLNILIKLMSIVALVFAPLFMR
- a CDS encoding deoxyguanosinetriphosphate triphosphohydrolase, producing the protein MLDLKEVRKFWEEREKEILFPFAVFSSSSQGRQRPEDECDVRTCFQRDRDRIIHCKAFRRLKHKSQVFLSPEGDHYRTRLTHALEVSQIARTIARALRLNEDLVEAISLGHDLGHTPFGHAGEEALDEVYEGGFKHNEQSLRVVEVLEGEGKGLNLTWEVRDGILKHSKTHSMNLEGTPPELPSTLEGQVVRLADIIAYVNHDVDDALRSGILKEEELPEEAIAVLGETHRERINCMVQDMIQESFGHPFVRMSDRVRRATETLREFLFQRVYFGSEQGREREKAKLLVKSLFSFFMENPTVLRQEYCTGWWERGEDLGKIVCDFISGMTDRYALFMFQKYFVPSPWPQKGRGEKIETTERRIQES